CTTGGGGATATGAAATCTGAGTGGAAGTCCTTTAAGACGCGCCAGAAGGAGCATGATGAGAATGTCAAGAAGGTTGTCAAGCGTCTCAAACAGAGGAATCCGTCCAAGGATGGTCTTGTCTGCACGGCTCGTAAGCCCTGGATTGCGGTTGGGATGCGGAATGTGGACTACAAGAGGGCTCGCCATTTTGAAGTTGATCTGTCTGCTTTCCGTAACATACTTGAGATCGACCAGGAACGGATGATTGCTAGGGTTGAGCCTCTTGTTAACATGGGGCAGATCACCAGGGTGACTGTGCCGATGAATCTTGCCCTCGCTGTGGTTGCGGAGCTGGACGATCTTACTGTTGGTGGCCTCATTAACGGCTATGGGATCGAAGGAAGCTCCCACTTATATGGCCTGTTTGCTGATACCGTTGTGGCCTTTGAAGTTGTTCTAGCAGATGGTTCCCTTGTTAGAGCCACCAAGGAGAATGAGTACTCTGATCTATTTCATGCTATTCCTTGGTCTCAGGGAACTCTTGGGTTTCTTGTTGCTGCTGAGATCAAGCTTATACCCATTAAGGAGTACATGAAGTTGACTTATCAACCTGTTGTTGGTAACCTGCAAGAGATTGCACAGGCATATACTGATTCTTTCTGTCCCAGAGATGGAGACCAGGATAATGAAGAGAAGGTTCCAGACTTTGTTGAAGGAATGGTTTATACACCAACAGAAGCTGTGATGATGACAGGGAGATATGCTTCAAAAGAGGAGGCCAAGAAGAAGGGGAATAAGATTAACAGTGTGGGGTGGTGGTTCAAACCCTGGTTCTATCAACATGCACAGTCAGCACTGAAGAAAGGATTGTTTGTAGAATACATTCCTACCAGAGAATATTACCACAGGCACACAAGGTGTTTGTATTGGGAGGGAAAGCTTATCCTTCCATTTGGTGATCAATTTTGGTTTAGGTATCTGTTTGGCTGGTTGATGCCACCCAAGGTTTCTCTGCTCAAGGCAACTCAGGGCGAAGCTATAAGAAACTATTACCATGATATGCATGTCATCCAGGACATGCTTGTTCCTTTGTACAAGGTGGGAGATGCGATGGAATGGGTTCACCGTGAGATGGAGGtacttttttccttttattaacCTTAATAACactttaaatgttttttttcaaaCATTATTTGTTCAAGGGTAAGtcatttaaaacttaaaattctAGTTTCATACGTGCAAAAAGCTCATGCTAGGGCTAAGCTCTCACGGCTGTTTTGCAGTTAAAGCCCATTTTCATTTTCCATTATGATCTATCATAAAGTTACTGGTCCCATGGTCTTTTTTAACTCGTGAAGGAGTTTTACCTTTTTAGAAGTTATTGAGTTTTCTGCTTTCCCAAGTTTCTGGTGTTACTTATTGTCTGATAAGTAGTgctaatttcataaaaattatgctattatttatttcaattcaaGCTGATACATCAGTAAGTTCTCTCAGGGATCCAGTTTTCATATATAATTCAGTTGGTGCTGGCCTGCATTTTGTTTCTTATTAGTGACTGTAAATATATTAGGTATACCCCCTTTGGCTATGCCCACACAAGTTGTTCAAGCTGCCAGTCAAGACCATGATTTACCCAGAACCAGGCTTTGAACTGCATCGCAGGCAAGGAGACACACAAACTGCTCAAATGTACACAGATGTTGGAGTTTACTATGCACCAGGTCCTGTTTTAAGGGGTGAGGTATTTGATGGCGCAGAAGCAGTGCGTAAGATGGAGGACTGGTTGATTGAAAATCACGGTTTCCAGCCACAGTATGCTGTGTCTGAGCTGTCCGAGAAAAGCTTCTGGAGAATGTTTGATGCAGGTCTATATGAGCATGCTAGGAGGAAGTATGGAGCTATTGGAACCTTCATGAGTGTGTACTACAAATCAAAGAAAGGCAGGAAGACTGAGAAGGAGGTGCAGGAAGCGGAGCAAGCACACCTTGAAACTGCATATGCAGAAGTTGATCAACCAGTAGACTGATTTTGAATTTGGTTCGTCTGATGGTAGAATTTGTTgcatgttgtttctgaattttatCATTTTGCATTTGAATTTTCGGATCTCTGGCTTAGTCCTTAGTTGCTGATTATGTTTTGGATTTTCTAAATGTCTTTCACGAGTTATGTGGACCTAACACACCTAACACGTTGATTGTTACTGGTTGAGACTGAAATGGCTTTGTAGAATCAAGAAATTTCTCTAGTCCTTGAAATTCAACAGCTTAGCCGAACATACACGAGGCTATTGCACGTACAGAACTTGCATTCCCAGAGCCTCAAATAATCTTAGCCCTCGGAAATATGAACTGAGTTTTCCATTTAAACTAGTATAGACCCGTAGTGTAACTTGAATGAGAGGTAGCTATTTTGTTCAACTAGAAAGCAGGCATTATTAAACTACCAGTATTGTGCaagagatttgagtttggactaATGTATGTTTGGAATGATTTATTTGAGCTTGTCTTATATAAATGTTTCTGCAAGTGTTTCGCCAGATGTTCTTACAAAGTTCTGGCTTTATATTTATTAGTAAACATGCATAACCCTTGTAAGAATAATATACAATAtagttttgaaaataatttatgacatacttataagttgttttgatattatttttataagctGCTTAAATTAGCTTAGAAATAAGCACTTATGCTACCTCTAAACTATTTGGAACTTGCTTTATTAAGATTTTCAAATTAACTTGTGAATGTGTCAGTTTTGTGATTAGCACATTGATATAAATGTTTAGTTGAAATCACCATCTTTCATCATGTGTACCCAAAAACTAATGAGGAGAAGAGCGCCAATTGTCAAAACACAAATGAGGTTTTCAATTCATAGGTTACCAACTTTAACATTTCTGGACACCAGAAAACAGTTTCACAGCAAACACAGATGAACTGATGTCAATGATCGTAAAGTAGCCAATAATTCTTAAATTGCAATGGTTACAAAATAAGTAACTATGATTGTAAAGTAGCCAAGAATTCTTAAATTGCAATtgttacaaaataaataaaaaagtaactcagtaaaaaaaatattgcaacAACCAGAAAATAATATCCGCTGCAAACCATCAGTTTTGGCACCATTAGAGCATGAGACCTCCATAGGAATGACAAGAACAATTTCTTTAGTCAAATATTCATAAgcaaaatttgagtttttacaTTGTTTGTGGTTCTCGGAATTTCAATTTGATTCACCAACTTGAAGTTATCGGGATTCATCAACATGTAAAAATAACAAACTGACTAATAGCTTGAATCTAATAAAACAAAGGATTATAGTGATCATAGACTTATTCTGGTTGCTCTTTCAGTTCTATAGAAGTTCTTGATCACATGAACAAAAACATTGTGGACACGAGCTAACGAATTTCTCTGTTGAGCATTTGAAATAACACTATAACAGTTTACATTAGTGAGTGTGTTTGAGAGGAAGAGGAGACCAAGCTATAcctaataatcaattatttCAGTCACATGAAAGTTTGATGTTCTCGTACCATCGAACTTCATGAATTTGGATCCTCTGCGGATGAATGTTCTATGCATCCCTCTCTAGTAACAATCAAAATACATTTATTAATCATGAAATAATCTTAGTCATTCAAAATAAATGAACGGTTAAGATTTTATCGGAGAAAGAGACACTACTGGAGACGATTTCTATTATAAACTCTATCGCATGATTCAAACTTTAATCTAATCAATACATGTTTAATATTTTACATCAAGTGATAGATTACCATTTGGCATGTGGCCAACAATCTTCATTTTTCTAGGTAGATGAAGCATATACCCTAACACAATGAAACAAAGTACCCCCCCTTACAGCTAGAAAGACAGTGCATTTATAGATGCAAGTCTTCTAGTTCTACATGCAATTGAAAATAATTACAATTGAAAGTTGAATTCATGAAGTTTACGTAAATCTATCTGTATGGTAGGTACATAAGAGTTGATAAATCTTGAAAGGTGAAAGTGATCACGTTTTTCATACTCAAAATTATTtgtagaagaaaaagaaaaagtcaTCGAAAAAGAGgcatgaaaaattgaaaatgatgaaATCAGTCAATTGACTACAAAGAATAAGAGGAATAGTCTCTCCAGTGAACCGTGTTTGCTCCGACCTTCCGACCCACGTGCGTAATGCAAaacaacagaaaaaaaaacataatagtgTTAAGCAAAAACCTAAAAaggattaaaatataaaaacgaGGAAGAAATACACTAAAAAACATTCTGGTCAAAATTATCAACATAAAATGATTTAATAGATTAATGAAAATAACTACTCCAATTAACCAATTACTCCTATATAGATAACAAATTTTCATGTGGTCGATGGAATGTTAGAGTGACCATACA
This portion of the Lotus japonicus ecotype B-129 chromosome 3, LjGifu_v1.2 genome encodes:
- the LOC130747650 gene encoding delta(24)-sterol reductase, which gives rise to MSDLEAPLRPKRKKVWVDYFVKFRWILVIFVVLPISFTIYFLIYLGDMKSEWKSFKTRQKEHDENVKKVVKRLKQRNPSKDGLVCTARKPWIAVGMRNVDYKRARHFEVDLSAFRNILEIDQERMIARVEPLVNMGQITRVTVPMNLALAVVAELDDLTVGGLINGYGIEGSSHLYGLFADTVVAFEVVLADGSLVRATKENEYSDLFHAIPWSQGTLGFLVAAEIKLIPIKEYMKLTYQPVVGNLQEIAQAYTDSFCPRDGDQDNEEKVPDFVEGMVYTPTEAVMMTGRYASKEEAKKKGNKINSVGWWFKPWFYQHAQSALKKGLFVEYIPTREYYHRHTRCLYWEGKLILPFGDQFWFRYLFGWLMPPKVSLLKATQGEAIRNYYHDMHVIQDMLVPLYKVGDAMEWVHREMEVYPLWLCPHKLFKLPVKTMIYPEPGFELHRRQGDTQTAQMYTDVGVYYAPGPVLRGEVFDGAEAVRKMEDWLIENHGFQPQYAVSELSEKSFWRMFDAGLYEHARRKYGAIGTFMSVYYKSKKGRKTEKEVQEAEQAHLETAYAEVDQPVD